CCGCCGCATGGCAGAAATGATTTGCGAGCGGCGCTGGATCAAACAGATAGAACATGATGTCGTCCGAGAACCGCTTCACACTTTTCGGCATCATGCTCTAAACGATCGGAAAACGGGATCATGGCGGCAAGGGATGTGCTGACGAAGAATCAGCTGAGCGTGCTCGAAAAGCTTGAGGCCGCCAGCGGACCGCTCAGCGCCTATACGCTTCTCGACCAGCTGCGCGAGCGCGGTTTCCGCGCGCCGCTACAGGTCTATAGGGCGCTCGACAGCCTGGTGAAGTCAGGCTTCGTGCACCGGTTGGAAAGCCTCAACTCCTTCGTCGCCTGCGCCGAACCGCACGACCATACGCATTCGATGACAGCCTTCGCTATCTGCGACACATGCGGGCAGGTGATGGAGATGTCCGACCATGACGTCGGCCACCGGCTGGACGAATGGGTGCGCTCGACCGGGTTTGCTGCGAAGAAGGCGGTCATCGAGTTTCGGGGGACGTGTGCCAAGTGCCTGGCTGAGGCGGCTTAGCTTGCTTCCTACTTGAGCCGAGGCGGTGCGCTATTCTCGAATTCGTTCAAGAATGTCTCATAGACGACGTACCGCGTAGGCCCAGGTGTTAGCTGCTCCATAAGCAGGGGTTTCACCTCGTCGAGCCAAGATAATTTGCCAAGCCCAGACCCGATTTTTGGCAAGGCGATGGATTCTACCCGGTTTTTGTCGGCCCATTTCACAAGCCCGCGAACTGCTTTCCGTAAATAGGGAAGCGTGGCGTGATACATATCTGGCTGGGTTGCCAGATAAATGAAGCCCGGCTGATTGCCGTCTGGCTCCAATGTCCAGATATGACCCCCAATAAACCTGCCGGTCCGAGCATATTTCTTGAACGCAGCCTGCACATTCGGCCACTTTTTCGAAATCTTCAGCGCAAGTCCGGTGCCAAGGCCCTCTTGATTGCCCTCTGCCACGCCTTGAGCGATATAGCTTTCCTGGGCGGCCAGCAGGTCTCCGGTGACAAAGACAATCATCGCACCTTCAATGCGCCTCGTCCCAGTTGTTCGCTGCGCGGGCATCGACATGCAGCGGCACCGACATCGAGATGGCCGGCATCGGCGCGTTCTCCATCACCCTGCGCACCACGGGGATCGTCGCCTCGACTTCCGCTTCAACCGTCTCGAAGATCAATTCGTCATGCACCTGCAAGAGCATGCGGGCGGACAGGCCGGCCTTTTCCAGCGCCTCGTCCATATGCACCATGGCGCGGCGGATGATATCGGCAGCGGTGCCTTGCAGCCTGGCGTTGATCGAGGCGCGCTCGTTGAAGGCACGGATCGACGGGTTTGACGACCGGATCTCAGGATAGTGGATGCGGCGGCCGAAGATGGTTTCGACGAAGCCATGCTCGCGGGCATAGGCTTTTGTTGCCTCGATATAGTCGCGGATGCCGGGGAAACGCTCGAAGTATTTCTTGATGTAGGCGCCGGCCTCCTCGCGCGGGATCGACAGCTGGTTGGCCAGCCCAAAGGCCGAGATGCCGTAGATGATGCCGAAATTGATCGCCTTGGCGCGGCGGCGCACTTCGGACGGCATGCCTTCGACCGGCACGTTGAACATTTCCGAGGCGGTGATGGCGTGGATGTCGGCGCCATCGGCGAAGGCTTGCTTCAACTGCGGGATTTCGGCGACGTGGGCAAGCACGCGCAATTCGATCTGGCTGTAGTCGGCCGAGACCAGTTTCTGGCCCTTGTCGGCGATGAAGGCGGTCCTGATCTTGCGTCCCTCCGCGGTGCGCACCGGGATGTTCTGCAGATTGGGGTCGGAGGAAGACAGCCGGCCCGTGGTCGTCGCGGCCAGCGCATAGGAGGTGTGGACGCGCCTGGTGTCGGGATGGATGAAGCCCGGCAGCGCGTCGGTATAGGTCGATTTCAGCTTGGTCAGCTGGCGCCAGTCGACGATCTTGCGCGGCAGTTCGTGGCCTTCGGCGGCGAGGTCTTCCAGAAGCTGCGCGGAAGTCGACCATTGCCCGGTCTTGGTCTTGGAGCCGCCGGGCAGGCCCATGCGGCCGAACAGGATGTCGCCCAGCTGCTTTGGCGACCCGATGTTGATGCGCTCGCCGACAAGGCCGTAGATTTCCTCTTCCAGGCGTGCGGCGCCTTGCGCCAGCTCGCCGGAGAGCCGCGACAGGATCTGGCGGTCGACCGAGATGCCGCGCTGCTCCATCCGCGCCAGCACCGGCACCAGCGGCCGCTCCAGCCGCTCATAGACCGAGACCAGGCCCTTGGCGGCCAGCCGCGGCTTCAGCACCTGCCATAGCCGCAGCGCTACGTCGGCATGGCCGGCGGCGTAGGCGGTCGCCCGGTCGATGTCGACCTGGTCGAACCCGACCGAGCTTCTGCCGGAGCCCGCGAGATCCTTGAGCGGCGTCGTGGCATGGCCGAGCCATTTGT
This region of Mesorhizobium sp. C432A genomic DNA includes:
- a CDS encoding Fur family transcriptional regulator, which translates into the protein MAARDVLTKNQLSVLEKLEAASGPLSAYTLLDQLRERGFRAPLQVYRALDSLVKSGFVHRLESLNSFVACAEPHDHTHSMTAFAICDTCGQVMEMSDHDVGHRLDEWVRSTGFAAKKAVIEFRGTCAKCLAEAA
- a CDS encoding macro domain-containing protein; amino-acid sequence: MIVFVTGDLLAAQESYIAQGVAEGNQEGLGTGLALKISKKWPNVQAAFKKYARTGRFIGGHIWTLEPDGNQPGFIYLATQPDMYHATLPYLRKAVRGLVKWADKNRVESIALPKIGSGLGKLSWLDEVKPLLMEQLTPGPTRYVVYETFLNEFENSAPPRLK